In a single window of the Syngnathus typhle isolate RoL2023-S1 ecotype Sweden linkage group LG19, RoL_Styp_1.0, whole genome shotgun sequence genome:
- the drd3 gene encoding D(3) dopamine receptor isoform X1, whose translation MAMLSQAEQPWWNVSDERNGSASDGRSGERNYYAMLYSLLILAIVFGNVLVCLAVLRERSLQTTTNYLVVSLAVADLLVASLVMPWAVYLEVVGGAWLFSRLYCNVFVTLDVMMCTASILNLCAISIDRYTAVVMPMLYNTTQRSRKRVFAMIATVWVLAFAVSCPLLFGFNTTDDPMVCSISNPVFVVYSSVVSFYLPFVVTLLVYIRIYVFLRMRRKRIAFSQASAKVQPSSTPPSVETCLQDDPPKTNHDLSPIRIKVQCVEAPGPSKSDLLSGCLWRKRPKTRPVENAALPPVDLQNYCSISHASCGRTELDVERNEAVPVSGSSLARVAENSRQASLAKKVSNGRTHNTLRPLNNYNPRFRSMHAREKKATQMLAIVLGVFLICWLPFFVTHILNTHCRRCWVPPGLYSAFTWLGYVNSALNPIIYTTFNVEFRRAFIKILSC comes from the exons ATGGCGATGCTTAGCCAAGCAGAGCAGCCATGGTGGAACGTATCGGACGAACGCAACGGCAGCGCGTCGGACGGCCGCAGCGGCGAGCGCAACTACTACGCCATGCTCTACTCCCTCCTCATCCTGGCCATTGTGTTTGGCAACGTGCTGGTGTGCCTGGCCGTGCTGAGGGAGCGTTCGCTGCAGACCACCACCAACTATCTGGTGGTCAGCCTGGCCGTGGCCGACCTGCTGGTGGCCTCGCTGGTCATGCCCTGGGCCGTCTACCTGGAG GTGGTCGGCGGCGCCTGGCTTTTCAGCCGTCTCTACTGTAACGTCTTTGTCACGCTGGATGTGATGATGTGCACCGCCAGCATCCTCAATCTGTGCGCCATCAGCATCGACag GTACACGGCGGTGGTGATGCCCATGTTGTACAACACGACGCAGCGCTCTCGCAAGAGAGTGTTTGCCATGATCGCCACGGTGTGGGTGCTGGCCTTCGCCGTGTCCTGCCCCTTGCTGTTTGGCTTCAACACCACAG ACGACCCCATGGTGTGCTCCATCTCCAACCCCGTCTTTGTGGTGTACTCGTCGGTGGTGTCCTTCTACCTGCCCTTCGTGGTCACGCTGCTGGTCTACATTCGCATCTACGTCTTCCTTCgcatgaggaggaagaggatcgCCTTCAGCCAGGCCAGCGCGAAAGTGCAGCCCAGCTCAACGCCACCTTCTGTG GAGACTTGTCTGCAGGACGACCCGCCCAAGACCAACCATGACCTTTCACCTATAAGGATCAAAGTG CAGTGCGTGGAGGCCCCGGGCCCGTCCAAGTCCGACCTGCTGTCGGGATGTCTGTGGCGAAAGCGCCCCAAAACGCGACCGGTGGAGAACGCGGCGCTGCCCCCGGTGGACTTGCAGAATTACTGCAGCATAAGCCACGCCTCCTGCGGTCGCACCGAGTTGGACGTGGAGCGCAATGAGGCGGTGCCGGTGTCCGGGAGCAGTTTGGCGAGGGTGGCGGAGAACAGCCGGCAGGCGTCGCTGGCCAAGAAAGTTTCCAACGGACGCACGCACAACACGCTGCGGCCACTCAACAACTACAACCCCCGATTCAGGAGCATGCACGCCCGTGAGAAGAAGGCCACTCAGATGTTGGCCATCGTGCTCG GGGTGTTCCTCATTTGCTGGCTGCCTTTCTTTGTCACGCACATCCTCAACACGCACTGCAGAAGGTGCTGGGTCCCGCCGGGCCTCTACAGCGCCTTCACTTGGCTGGGCTACGTCAACAGCGCTCTCAATCCCATCATATACACCACCTTCAACGTGGAGTTCCGCAGGGCCTTCATCAAGATCCTCAGCTGctga
- the drd3 gene encoding D(3) dopamine receptor isoform X2, whose translation MAMLSQAEQPWWNVSDERNGSASDGRSGERNYYAMLYSLLILAIVFGNVLVCLAVLRERSLQTTTNYLVVSLAVADLLVASLVMPWAVYLEVVGGAWLFSRLYCNVFVTLDVMMCTASILNLCAISIDRYTAVVMPMLYNTTQRSRKRVFAMIATVWVLAFAVSCPLLFGFNTTDDPMVCSISNPVFVVYSSVVSFYLPFVVTLLVYIRIYVFLRMRRKRIAFSQASAKVQPSSTPPSVETCLQDDPPKTNHDLSPIRIKVCVEAPGPSKSDLLSGCLWRKRPKTRPVENAALPPVDLQNYCSISHASCGRTELDVERNEAVPVSGSSLARVAENSRQASLAKKVSNGRTHNTLRPLNNYNPRFRSMHAREKKATQMLAIVLGVFLICWLPFFVTHILNTHCRRCWVPPGLYSAFTWLGYVNSALNPIIYTTFNVEFRRAFIKILSC comes from the exons ATGGCGATGCTTAGCCAAGCAGAGCAGCCATGGTGGAACGTATCGGACGAACGCAACGGCAGCGCGTCGGACGGCCGCAGCGGCGAGCGCAACTACTACGCCATGCTCTACTCCCTCCTCATCCTGGCCATTGTGTTTGGCAACGTGCTGGTGTGCCTGGCCGTGCTGAGGGAGCGTTCGCTGCAGACCACCACCAACTATCTGGTGGTCAGCCTGGCCGTGGCCGACCTGCTGGTGGCCTCGCTGGTCATGCCCTGGGCCGTCTACCTGGAG GTGGTCGGCGGCGCCTGGCTTTTCAGCCGTCTCTACTGTAACGTCTTTGTCACGCTGGATGTGATGATGTGCACCGCCAGCATCCTCAATCTGTGCGCCATCAGCATCGACag GTACACGGCGGTGGTGATGCCCATGTTGTACAACACGACGCAGCGCTCTCGCAAGAGAGTGTTTGCCATGATCGCCACGGTGTGGGTGCTGGCCTTCGCCGTGTCCTGCCCCTTGCTGTTTGGCTTCAACACCACAG ACGACCCCATGGTGTGCTCCATCTCCAACCCCGTCTTTGTGGTGTACTCGTCGGTGGTGTCCTTCTACCTGCCCTTCGTGGTCACGCTGCTGGTCTACATTCGCATCTACGTCTTCCTTCgcatgaggaggaagaggatcgCCTTCAGCCAGGCCAGCGCGAAAGTGCAGCCCAGCTCAACGCCACCTTCTGTG GAGACTTGTCTGCAGGACGACCCGCCCAAGACCAACCATGACCTTTCACCTATAAGGATCAAAGTG TGCGTGGAGGCCCCGGGCCCGTCCAAGTCCGACCTGCTGTCGGGATGTCTGTGGCGAAAGCGCCCCAAAACGCGACCGGTGGAGAACGCGGCGCTGCCCCCGGTGGACTTGCAGAATTACTGCAGCATAAGCCACGCCTCCTGCGGTCGCACCGAGTTGGACGTGGAGCGCAATGAGGCGGTGCCGGTGTCCGGGAGCAGTTTGGCGAGGGTGGCGGAGAACAGCCGGCAGGCGTCGCTGGCCAAGAAAGTTTCCAACGGACGCACGCACAACACGCTGCGGCCACTCAACAACTACAACCCCCGATTCAGGAGCATGCACGCCCGTGAGAAGAAGGCCACTCAGATGTTGGCCATCGTGCTCG GGGTGTTCCTCATTTGCTGGCTGCCTTTCTTTGTCACGCACATCCTCAACACGCACTGCAGAAGGTGCTGGGTCCCGCCGGGCCTCTACAGCGCCTTCACTTGGCTGGGCTACGTCAACAGCGCTCTCAATCCCATCATATACACCACCTTCAACGTGGAGTTCCGCAGGGCCTTCATCAAGATCCTCAGCTGctga